The Candidatus Hinthialibacter antarcticus genome has a segment encoding these proteins:
- the ispD gene encoding 2-C-methyl-D-erythritol 4-phosphate cytidylyltransferase, giving the protein MSITETQSEHDSGNHDKTVAVVVVAAGKSRRMGGGRNKVLNHLAGRPILSYCLSVFQSHPAVTHVAIAGREDDREEILSIASQYCPKAEGLFTPGGAERFDSVKHGLEALVEVTPDVVLIHDAARPFIQPQFIDASLEALQEVDGCVIGVPLKDTLKETDEKMGVVQTHDRSKFWLAQTPQSFRYAMILDAYQRLTPPPYPTDDGAVLEEMGEAVTMVMGSYLNMKVTTPEDITLAEAIAARQE; this is encoded by the coding sequence ATGTCGATTACAGAGACTCAATCAGAACATGATTCTGGCAATCACGACAAAACGGTTGCGGTGGTTGTCGTCGCCGCAGGAAAAAGCCGACGCATGGGCGGCGGACGTAATAAAGTTTTGAACCATTTGGCTGGACGCCCGATTTTGTCTTATTGTCTCAGCGTCTTTCAAAGCCACCCCGCCGTCACCCATGTCGCGATTGCGGGCCGTGAAGATGACCGCGAAGAAATTCTGTCTATCGCATCCCAATATTGTCCGAAAGCCGAAGGGTTATTCACGCCCGGCGGGGCAGAACGATTTGATTCCGTTAAGCATGGCCTGGAAGCCTTAGTCGAAGTTACGCCTGACGTCGTGCTCATCCACGACGCCGCGAGACCATTCATTCAACCGCAGTTTATTGATGCGTCTCTTGAGGCGCTGCAAGAGGTCGATGGATGCGTCATTGGCGTCCCTCTCAAAGACACGCTCAAAGAAACCGATGAGAAAATGGGCGTCGTCCAAACTCATGACCGCAGCAAATTTTGGTTGGCGCAGACGCCGCAATCGTTTCGCTATGCTATGATTTTAGATGCGTACCAGCGCTTAACCCCGCCTCCGTACCCGACGGATGACGGCGCTGTGCTTGAAGAAATGGGCGAAGCGGTGACAATGGTCATGGGTTCTTATCTCAATATGAAAGTAACGACGCCCGAAGACATCACGCTCGCAGAGGCGATAGCCGCGCGCCAGGAATAA